In Massilia forsythiae, one DNA window encodes the following:
- the rnhB gene encoding ribonuclease HII, whose translation MSKKKFDFYPGLPARNRPFTVEDVVCGVDEAGRGPLAGPVYAAAVILDPRRPIEGLRDSKKLSEARRDELAPLIREQALAWAVAECSHEEIDSINILQATMLAMRRAVEALHTAPTVALIDGNRCPQLAAAIRAHAVVEGDDKVHAISAASILAKTARDAALVALHAAYPEYAFDRHKGYGTALHLARLREHGPCPVHRRSFAPVRALLPQPVRATVAAAQADLFQGAAA comes from the coding sequence ATGAGCAAGAAAAAGTTCGATTTTTACCCGGGCCTGCCGGCCAGGAACCGTCCGTTCACGGTCGAGGACGTGGTGTGCGGCGTGGACGAAGCCGGGCGCGGTCCGCTGGCCGGGCCGGTCTACGCCGCCGCCGTGATCCTCGATCCGCGCCGCCCGATCGAGGGCTTGCGCGACTCCAAGAAGCTGAGCGAGGCGCGCCGCGACGAACTGGCGCCGCTCATCCGCGAACAGGCGCTGGCCTGGGCCGTGGCCGAATGCTCGCACGAGGAAATCGACAGCATCAACATCCTGCAGGCGACCATGCTGGCCATGCGCCGCGCGGTGGAGGCGCTGCACACGGCGCCGACCGTCGCCCTGATCGACGGCAACCGCTGCCCGCAGCTCGCCGCCGCCATCCGCGCCCACGCGGTGGTGGAGGGCGACGACAAGGTGCATGCGATCTCGGCCGCCTCGATCCTGGCCAAGACCGCGCGCGACGCCGCACTGGTGGCGCTGCACGCCGCCTATCCCGAGTACGCGTTCGACCGCCACAAGGGCTACGGCACCGCGCTGCACCTGGCGCGCCTGCGCGAGCACGGCCCCTGTCCGGTGCACCGGCGCAGCTTCGCGCCGGTGCGCGCGCTGCTGCCGCAGCCGGTCCGGGCAACCGTCGCCGCCGCGCAGGCGGACCTGTTCCAGGGAGCCGCCGCATGA
- a CDS encoding TrmH family RNA methyltransferase, translating to MKSITSRDNAFYKELKQLSTSSQARRKAGQTLLDGVHLCQAWLDLAGAPLHCVVSEGALANPEVAAVVERVEGGRGHVTALPDALFGALSQVEHGVNLLFLVATPQPARPAVLTESAVLLDGVQDPGNVGSILRSAGAGGITQVYCSPGTAFCWSPKVLRAAMGAHFVLDIFENVDLPALVRAAEVTVLATSGYAERRIWDVDLRGPTAWLLGHEGQGVSAGLLELATHRVAIPHAGQVESLNVAACAAVCFFEQLRQRQA from the coding sequence ATGAAGAGCATCACCTCGCGCGACAATGCCTTCTACAAGGAACTCAAGCAGCTTTCCACCAGCTCGCAGGCGCGCCGCAAGGCCGGCCAGACGCTGCTGGACGGCGTGCACCTGTGCCAGGCCTGGCTCGACCTGGCCGGCGCGCCGCTGCACTGCGTGGTGTCGGAAGGCGCGCTGGCCAACCCGGAAGTGGCGGCCGTCGTCGAACGGGTCGAGGGCGGGCGCGGCCACGTCACGGCGCTGCCGGACGCACTGTTCGGCGCCCTCAGCCAGGTCGAGCACGGCGTCAACCTGCTGTTCCTGGTCGCCACGCCGCAGCCGGCCCGGCCCGCCGTGCTGACCGAATCGGCGGTATTGCTGGACGGCGTGCAGGACCCCGGCAACGTCGGCTCGATCCTGCGCAGCGCCGGCGCCGGCGGTATCACGCAAGTGTATTGCAGCCCCGGCACCGCGTTCTGCTGGTCGCCCAAGGTGCTGCGCGCGGCGATGGGCGCCCATTTCGTGCTCGACATCTTCGAGAACGTGGACCTGCCCGCGCTGGTGCGCGCTGCCGAGGTGACCGTATTGGCCACCAGCGGCTACGCCGAGCGCCGCATCTGGGACGTCGACCTGCGCGGCCCGACCGCCTGGCTGCTCGGCCACGAGGGCCAGGGCGTGTCGGCCGGGCTGCTGGAACTGGCCACGCACCGGGTGGCGATCCCGCACGCCGGCCAGGTCGAGTCGCTGAACGTGGCGGCCTGCGCCGCGGTGTGCTTTTTCGAGCAGCTGCGCCAGCGCCAGGCATAG
- a CDS encoding EAL domain-containing response regulator → MDNPHSQPAAPPAPLHFLVAEGDPVQRRALIATLQGLGAGRITDVPDGPAALRTLQAGFWPRVDVAIIDLALGGMDGLELLCAIAALQSTVRLIVIGDQPASVLFSVETLAQAYGVELLGTIPKPAGAARLRALLAGDAAAPAPGAVRRAPEAAGPSLSFAEVGVGLQQRQFEPFFQPKIELATGQVKGVEAFARWRHPEHGVLGPSAFIDALEQNGRIDFLDWTMLELAVERCRRLHDQGIPVSLSMNLAPATLAHPNFLRQAGACMARHGLLPDYVSFEMTESSILDFDAGFIERLVRLRMMGFGLAIDDYGTARSNLQLLARIPFSELKIDRSFVDGASKKRPIGTVLKSFLGLAHSLDRMSVAVGVETRQDWDFLQGLGCTYAQGYHIANPMATADFPGWLEEWRQFF, encoded by the coding sequence ATGGACAACCCGCATTCGCAACCCGCAGCGCCGCCGGCACCCTTGCATTTCCTGGTGGCGGAGGGCGACCCGGTCCAGCGCCGCGCGCTGATCGCCACGCTGCAAGGGCTGGGCGCCGGCCGCATCACCGACGTGCCGGACGGCCCGGCCGCGCTGCGCACCCTGCAGGCCGGCTTCTGGCCGCGCGTGGACGTCGCCATCATCGACCTGGCGCTGGGCGGCATGGACGGCCTGGAACTGCTGTGCGCGATCGCCGCGCTGCAATCGACCGTGCGCCTGATCGTGATCGGCGACCAGCCGGCCAGCGTGCTGTTCTCGGTGGAGACCCTGGCGCAAGCCTATGGCGTCGAACTGCTCGGCACGATCCCCAAGCCGGCCGGCGCCGCCCGGCTGCGGGCGCTGCTGGCCGGCGACGCGGCGGCGCCCGCACCGGGCGCCGTGCGCCGGGCGCCGGAAGCCGCCGGTCCCAGCCTCAGCTTCGCCGAGGTCGGCGTCGGCCTGCAGCAGCGCCAGTTCGAACCGTTCTTCCAGCCCAAGATCGAACTGGCCACCGGCCAGGTCAAGGGCGTGGAAGCGTTCGCGCGCTGGCGCCACCCCGAACATGGCGTGCTCGGCCCGAGCGCCTTCATCGATGCGCTGGAACAGAACGGCCGCATCGATTTCCTCGACTGGACCATGCTGGAACTGGCGGTGGAGCGCTGCCGCCGCCTGCACGACCAGGGCATCCCGGTGTCGCTCTCGATGAACCTGGCGCCGGCCACGCTGGCGCATCCGAACTTCCTGCGCCAGGCCGGCGCCTGCATGGCGCGCCACGGCCTGCTGCCGGATTACGTCAGCTTCGAGATGACCGAGTCGTCGATCCTGGACTTCGACGCCGGCTTCATCGAGCGCCTGGTGCGCCTGCGCATGATGGGCTTCGGCCTGGCCATCGACGACTACGGCACCGCGCGCTCGAACCTGCAGCTGCTGGCGCGCATTCCCTTCTCGGAACTCAAGATCGACCGCTCGTTCGTCGACGGCGCCTCCAAGAAGCGCCCGATCGGCACCGTGCTGAAATCCTTCCTCGGACTGGCGCACAGCCTGGACCGCATGTCGGTGGCGGTGGGCGTGGAAACGCGCCAGGACTGGGATTTCCTGCAGGGATTGGGATGTACCTATGCGCAGGGCTACCACATCGCCAATCCGATGGCGACGGCGGATTTTCCGGGCTGGCTCGAAGAGTGGCGGCAGTTTTTCTAG
- the ppsR gene encoding posphoenolpyruvate synthetase regulatory kinase/phosphorylase PpsR: MTTSSTPGNQGAARTVLFVSDGTGITAESFGHAVLSQFEMRFRQIRLPFIDTIDKAHEAARRINEIAQADNQRPIVFSTLVKHDLSSVIRAAQGMHMDLFQTFVSPLEQELGVKSTHTIGRIHNVVDTEEYKNRIEAINFSLAHDDGQSHKNLADADVILVGVSRSGKTPTSLYLAMQYGIKAANYPLIPDDFERGRLPSALPQFKHKLFGLTITPERLAEIRNERRAGSKYASIENCRYEVNEAEQLMRREGIRWLSSTTKSIEEISTTILQEIKPESSARAQY; this comes from the coding sequence ATGACCACCTCCAGCACTCCAGGCAACCAGGGCGCGGCGCGCACCGTGCTCTTCGTCTCCGACGGTACCGGCATCACCGCGGAGAGCTTCGGCCACGCGGTGCTGAGCCAGTTCGAGATGCGCTTCCGCCAGATCCGCCTGCCCTTCATCGACACCATCGACAAGGCCCACGAGGCGGCGCGCCGCATCAACGAAATCGCGCAGGCCGACAACCAGCGCCCGATCGTGTTCTCGACACTGGTCAAGCACGACCTGTCGAGCGTGATCCGCGCCGCGCAGGGCATGCACATGGACCTGTTCCAGACCTTCGTCTCGCCACTGGAACAGGAACTCGGCGTGAAGTCGACCCACACCATCGGCCGCATCCACAACGTGGTCGACACCGAGGAATACAAGAACCGCATCGAGGCGATCAACTTCTCGCTGGCGCACGACGACGGCCAGTCGCACAAGAACCTGGCAGATGCGGACGTGATCCTGGTCGGCGTGTCGCGCTCGGGCAAGACCCCGACCAGCCTGTACCTGGCGATGCAGTACGGGATCAAGGCGGCGAACTACCCGCTGATTCCGGACGATTTCGAGCGCGGCCGCCTGCCCTCGGCGCTGCCGCAGTTCAAGCATAAGCTGTTCGGGCTGACCATCACGCCGGAACGCCTGGCCGAGATCCGCAACGAGCGCCGCGCCGGCAGCAAGTACGCGTCGATCGAGAATTGCCGCTACGAGGTGAACGAGGCCGAGCAGCTGATGCGGCGCGAAGGCATCCGCTGGCTGTCGTCGACGACCAAGTCGATCGAGGAGATCTCGACCACGATCCTCCAGGAGATCAAGCCGGAATCGAGCGCGCGCGCGCAATATTGA
- the ppsA gene encoding phosphoenolpyruvate synthase: MTNLSTAALNVPDPQAGAGAGDNVYVAPFEQLRMTDVESVGGKNASLGEMISQLAGAGVRVPGGFATTAEAFRDFLRHSADGGPSLGQRIALRLESLDVDDVRALAAAGAEIRGWIVGTPFQPRLEQDIRDFYERLVADSDTEISFAVRSSATAEDLPDASFAGQQESFLNVVGIDNVLEAMKHVFASLYNDRAISYRVHKGFTHAEVALSAGVQRMVRSDTGAAGVMFTIDTESGFKDVVFITSSYGLGETVVQGAVNPDEFYVHKPMLEQGKKPVIRRSIGSKLIKMEFTQEAKAGRSVRTVDVPVEQRNRYSLTDDEVVELAKYAVIIEKHYGRPMDIEWGKDGRDGKLYILQARPETVKSQQKATDAQQRFQLKGSGTVLTSGRAIGQKIGAGPVRVISDPSEMERVQPGDVLVADMTDPNWEPVMKRASAIVTNRGGRTCHAAIIARELGVPAVVGCGDATDILKDGTLVTVSCAEGDEGKIYDGLLETEVSEVVRGELPPIKTKIMLNVGNPQLAFDFQSVPNGGVGLARLEFIINNNIGVHPKAILEYPHIDADLKKAVESVARGHASPRAFYVDKLAEGVATIGAAFWPKPVIVRLSDFKSNEYKKLIGGSRYEPDEENPMLGFRGAARYLAEDFAESFEMECMAMKRVREEMGLTNVEIMIPFVRTLGQAAKVIELLAKYGLKRGENGLRVIMMCEVPSNAILAEQFLEYFDGFSIGSNDLTQLTLGLDRDSGMELLAKDFDERDPAVKAMLSLAIKACRAQGKYVGICGQGPSDNIDFAEWLVDEGIESMSLNPDSVIDTWQKLAAK, encoded by the coding sequence ATGACCAACCTGTCTACCGCAGCATTGAACGTTCCAGATCCACAAGCCGGCGCTGGCGCCGGCGACAACGTCTATGTTGCACCGTTCGAACAACTGCGCATGACCGACGTCGAGTCGGTCGGCGGCAAGAACGCCTCGCTCGGTGAAATGATCAGCCAGCTGGCCGGCGCCGGCGTGCGCGTGCCGGGCGGCTTCGCCACCACGGCCGAGGCGTTCCGCGACTTCCTGCGCCACAGCGCCGACGGCGGCCCCTCGCTGGGCCAGCGCATCGCGCTGCGCCTGGAAAGCCTGGACGTGGACGACGTGCGCGCGCTGGCCGCGGCCGGCGCCGAGATCCGCGGCTGGATCGTCGGCACCCCGTTCCAGCCGCGCCTGGAACAGGATATCCGCGACTTCTACGAGCGCCTGGTGGCCGATTCCGATACCGAGATCTCGTTCGCGGTGCGCTCCTCGGCCACCGCCGAAGACTTGCCGGATGCCTCCTTCGCCGGCCAGCAGGAATCCTTCCTCAACGTGGTCGGCATCGACAACGTGCTGGAAGCCATGAAGCACGTGTTCGCCTCGCTGTACAACGACCGCGCGATCTCCTACCGCGTCCATAAAGGCTTCACGCACGCCGAGGTGGCGCTGTCCGCCGGCGTGCAGCGCATGGTCCGTTCCGACACCGGCGCGGCCGGCGTCATGTTCACCATCGACACGGAATCCGGCTTCAAGGACGTGGTGTTCATCACCTCCAGCTACGGCCTGGGCGAGACCGTGGTGCAGGGCGCGGTCAATCCGGACGAGTTCTACGTGCACAAGCCGATGCTGGAGCAGGGCAAGAAGCCGGTCATCCGCCGCAGCATCGGCTCCAAGCTGATCAAGATGGAGTTCACCCAGGAAGCCAAGGCCGGGCGTTCGGTGCGCACCGTGGACGTGCCGGTCGAGCAGCGCAACCGCTACTCGCTGACGGACGACGAAGTGGTCGAACTGGCCAAGTACGCGGTCATCATCGAGAAGCACTACGGCCGCCCGATGGACATCGAGTGGGGCAAGGACGGCCGCGACGGCAAGCTGTACATCCTGCAGGCGCGTCCGGAAACCGTGAAATCGCAGCAAAAGGCGACCGACGCCCAGCAGCGCTTCCAGCTGAAGGGCAGCGGCACCGTATTGACCTCCGGCCGCGCGATCGGCCAGAAGATCGGCGCCGGTCCGGTGCGCGTGATCAGCGACCCGTCCGAGATGGAGCGCGTGCAGCCGGGCGACGTGCTGGTGGCCGACATGACCGACCCGAACTGGGAACCGGTGATGAAGCGCGCCTCCGCCATCGTCACCAACCGCGGCGGGCGCACCTGCCACGCGGCGATCATCGCGCGCGAGCTGGGCGTGCCGGCCGTGGTCGGCTGCGGCGACGCCACCGACATCCTCAAGGACGGCACCCTGGTCACCGTGTCCTGCGCCGAAGGCGACGAAGGCAAGATCTACGACGGCCTGCTGGAAACCGAAGTGTCGGAAGTGGTGCGCGGCGAACTGCCGCCGATCAAGACCAAGATCATGCTCAACGTCGGCAACCCGCAGCTGGCCTTCGACTTCCAGTCGGTGCCGAACGGCGGCGTCGGCCTGGCGCGCCTGGAATTCATCATCAACAACAACATCGGCGTGCACCCGAAGGCGATCCTCGAGTACCCGCACATCGACGCCGACCTGAAGAAGGCGGTCGAATCGGTGGCGCGCGGCCACGCGTCGCCGCGCGCGTTCTACGTGGACAAGCTGGCCGAAGGCGTGGCCACCATCGGCGCCGCGTTCTGGCCGAAGCCGGTGATCGTGCGCCTGTCCGACTTCAAGTCGAACGAGTACAAGAAGCTGATCGGCGGTTCGCGCTACGAGCCGGACGAGGAAAACCCGATGCTGGGCTTCCGCGGCGCCGCGCGCTACCTGGCCGAGGACTTCGCCGAGTCGTTCGAGATGGAATGCATGGCCATGAAGCGCGTGCGCGAGGAAATGGGCCTGACCAACGTCGAGATCATGATCCCGTTCGTGCGCACCCTGGGCCAGGCCGCCAAGGTGATCGAGCTGCTGGCCAAGTATGGCCTGAAGCGCGGCGAGAACGGCCTGCGCGTCATCATGATGTGCGAAGTGCCGTCCAACGCCATCCTGGCCGAGCAGTTCCTGGAATACTTCGACGGCTTCTCGATCGGTTCCAACGACCTGACCCAGCTGACCCTGGGCCTGGACCGCGATTCCGGCATGGAGCTGCTGGCCAAGGACTTCGACGAACGCGACCCGGCGGTCAAGGCGATGCTGTCGCTGGCGATCAAGGCCTGCCGCGCGCAGGGCAAGTACGTCGGCATCTGCGGCCAGGGGCCGTCGGACAACATCGACTTCGCCGAGTGGCTGGTGGACGAGGGCATCGAATCGATGTCGTTGAACCCGGATTCGGTGATCGATACCTGGCAGAAGCTGGCGGCGAAGTAA
- a CDS encoding GGDEF domain-containing protein gives MLSTTSLFLLMMAMSAVMLLVLSSQAHSGARGIREWSVANAMAMAAMPLFAARDHISALLSIELANALMIGTSVMMYAGFRRHLGCGVQWRALGGFAAATMATVVALHVGIDSTPLRVAVVSLLHGGLCMAMCRSVWTALPAAPRRYPYLFTMGAAFGIGIGLFVRGAAYGARVAGWLPSVDVPTLDLVFFACGTLSIPTLTLGAVMMANAEIIARANHAADHDHLTGAPSRRAFFAAAERERAHAARTQAPMSLLLFDVDHFKRINDTHGHAAGDRVLVEIVARTGALLRSRDLGGRLGGEEFAVLLPATAADTALHTAERLRAALQCVAHDPSVERGADDAAAAIGYTVSIGVATLAPGETVADLLSRADTALYAAKAAGRNRVMAAAAARHDGARRRA, from the coding sequence ATGCTGAGCACCACCAGCCTGTTCCTGCTCATGATGGCCATGTCGGCGGTGATGCTGCTGGTGCTGTCGTCGCAGGCGCACAGCGGCGCCAGGGGCATCCGCGAATGGTCGGTCGCCAATGCGATGGCGATGGCCGCCATGCCGCTGTTCGCCGCACGCGACCATATTTCGGCCTTGCTGTCGATCGAACTGGCGAACGCCCTGATGATCGGCACCTCGGTCATGATGTACGCCGGCTTTCGCCGCCACCTTGGATGCGGCGTGCAGTGGCGCGCACTGGGTGGATTCGCCGCGGCCACCATGGCGACGGTGGTGGCGCTGCATGTCGGCATCGACTCCACCCCGCTGCGCGTGGCCGTGGTGTCGCTGCTGCACGGCGGCCTGTGCATGGCGATGTGCCGCAGCGTGTGGACGGCGCTGCCTGCGGCCCCGCGCCGCTATCCCTACCTGTTCACGATGGGCGCCGCGTTCGGCATCGGCATCGGGCTGTTCGTGCGCGGCGCCGCTTACGGCGCACGCGTGGCCGGCTGGCTGCCGTCAGTGGACGTGCCGACGCTGGACCTGGTGTTCTTCGCCTGCGGCACCCTGTCGATACCGACGCTGACGCTGGGCGCCGTCATGATGGCCAACGCCGAGATCATCGCGCGCGCCAACCACGCCGCCGACCACGACCACCTCACCGGCGCGCCCTCGCGCCGCGCCTTTTTCGCGGCAGCCGAGCGCGAACGCGCCCATGCGGCGCGCACGCAGGCGCCGATGTCGCTGCTGCTGTTCGACGTCGACCATTTCAAGCGCATCAACGACACCCACGGCCACGCGGCCGGCGACCGGGTGCTGGTGGAGATCGTCGCGCGCACCGGCGCGCTGCTGCGCAGCCGCGACCTCGGCGGGCGCCTGGGCGGCGAGGAATTCGCCGTGCTGCTGCCCGCCACCGCGGCCGATACCGCATTGCACACGGCGGAGCGCCTGCGCGCGGCCCTGCAGTGCGTGGCGCACGACCCGTCCGTCGAGCGCGGCGCCGACGACGCGGCGGCGGCCATCGGCTACACGGTCAGCATCGGGGTCGCCACCCTGGCGCCGGGCGAAACCGTGGCCGACCTGCTGTCGCGCGCCGATACCGCCCTGTATGCCGCCAAGGCGGCCGGGCGCAACCGCGTCATGGCGGCCGCGGCCGCACGCCATGACGGCGCGCGCCGCCGCGCCTGA
- a CDS encoding NfeD family protein, whose protein sequence is MADWMGWLALAGILVILELFIGTFYLLMIAIGLAVGGVVALLGAALPLQAIVAGVVGVAATGLLHRSRFGRPARQDATRDRNVNLDIGQHVSVPAWDNGRARVLYRGALWDVELGQGATAHPGQFRIVEVLGSRLVVANG, encoded by the coding sequence ATGGCTGACTGGATGGGCTGGCTGGCGCTCGCCGGCATACTCGTGATCCTCGAACTGTTCATCGGCACCTTTTACCTGCTGATGATCGCCATCGGCTTGGCCGTCGGCGGCGTGGTGGCGCTGCTCGGCGCGGCCCTGCCGCTGCAGGCGATCGTGGCCGGCGTGGTCGGCGTGGCCGCCACCGGGCTGCTGCACCGTTCGCGCTTCGGCCGTCCGGCCCGGCAGGACGCCACGCGCGACCGCAACGTCAACCTGGACATCGGCCAGCACGTGTCGGTGCCGGCCTGGGACAATGGCCGCGCGCGCGTACTGTACCGCGGCGCGCTGTGGGACGTCGAGCTGGGGCAGGGCGCCACGGCGCACCCGGGCCAGTTCCGCATCGTCGAGGTGCTGGGCAGCCGGCTGGTAGTGGCCAATGGCTGA
- a CDS encoding SPFH domain-containing protein, giving the protein MFSFGSVALVIFIVALVFVFKTINVVPQQHAWVVERLGKYHATLAPGLNIVVPFIDRIAYKHSLKEIPLDVPPQVCITRDNTQLQVDGILYFQVTDAMRASYGSSNYIQAITQLAQTTLRSVIGKMELDKTFEERDHINTTIVNAIDESAANWGVKVLRYEIKDLTPPAEILHAMQRQITAEREKRALIAASEGRRQEAINIASGEREAAIARSEGEKQAAINRAQGDATAIVALADASATALRQVGDAIRSPGGADAVNLRVAERYVDAFGKLAKTNNSIIVPADLGDMSGLIASALQIVKSQKPDLIRATTSTPNA; this is encoded by the coding sequence ATGTTCTCCTTCGGTAGCGTCGCACTGGTGATCTTCATCGTCGCCCTGGTGTTCGTGTTCAAGACCATCAACGTCGTGCCGCAGCAGCACGCCTGGGTGGTCGAACGTCTCGGCAAGTACCACGCCACCCTGGCGCCAGGACTGAACATCGTGGTGCCATTCATCGACCGCATCGCGTACAAACACAGCCTGAAGGAGATTCCGCTGGACGTGCCGCCGCAGGTCTGCATCACGCGCGACAACACGCAACTGCAGGTGGACGGCATCCTGTACTTCCAGGTGACCGATGCCATGCGCGCCTCGTACGGCTCGTCCAACTACATCCAGGCGATCACCCAGCTGGCGCAGACCACGCTGCGCTCGGTCATCGGCAAGATGGAACTGGACAAGACCTTCGAGGAGCGCGACCACATCAACACCACCATCGTCAACGCGATCGACGAATCGGCCGCCAACTGGGGTGTCAAGGTGCTGCGCTACGAGATCAAGGACCTGACGCCGCCGGCCGAGATCCTGCACGCGATGCAGCGCCAGATCACCGCCGAGCGCGAGAAGCGCGCGCTGATCGCGGCGTCGGAAGGACGGCGCCAGGAAGCGATCAACATCGCCAGCGGCGAGCGCGAGGCGGCCATCGCCCGTTCCGAAGGCGAGAAGCAGGCGGCGATCAACCGTGCCCAGGGCGATGCGACCGCGATCGTGGCGCTGGCCGACGCCAGCGCCACCGCGCTGCGCCAGGTGGGCGACGCCATCCGCAGCCCGGGCGGGGCAGACGCCGTCAATCTGCGCGTGGCCGAGCGCTACGTGGATGCGTTCGGCAAGCTGGCCAAAACCAACAATTCCATCATCGTGCCGGCCGACCTGGGCGACATGAGTGGCCTGATCGCCAGCGCGCTGCAGATCGTCAAGAGCCAGAAGCCGGACCTGATCCGCGCGACCACGTCCACGCCGAATGCCTGA
- a CDS encoding TonB-dependent receptor, whose protein sequence is MKIHALPLIPFTSLTPIAIGALLLAAGAASAQTVEGQQSGADMSTVVVSASADASAQGLPAAYAGGQVARGGRLGLLGNVDIMDAPFNATNYTQALIQDQQARSVADVVLNDPSVRVARGFGNFQELYVIRGFPVNSDDLAYNGLYGLLPRQFVAAELLERVEVLRGANSFINGSTPGSGGIGGMINLLPKRAPNSDLSRATLGIESGGQGYGAFDVARRFGDERRGGIRVNAVRRDGDTAVDREQRQLNLLSVGLDYRGDAYRLSADLGFQEHKLDAARPSVTTGAGLAVPRAPDGDSNFAQPWTRSSERDTFGTLRGEVDLAPNLVAWAAAGARNGDETNVLASPTTTSNAGATVMTRFDNARRDQVRTGEIGARGDFATGPVKHTVSVTASAFEVKERNAYALGNFSGWASNLYAPVDVAAPPNDFFTGGRLDAPLLTRKSILGSYAVADTLALFDDAVRVTVGARRQTIKDFGYDYNSGVQNAAYDKSATTPVAGIVYKPLKNVSVYANYIEALQKGPVAAGVNIVNQGEVFAPYTSRQKEVGVKYDGGKLGASLALFTTSQPLGFVVDRRFGLNGEQRNRGAELSVFGMPAQGLRVLGGLTLLDAEQRRTAGGVNAGKDAIGVPGTQLNLGADWDVPQVAGLALTARALTTSKQYADGANTQQLPSWTRLDLGANYLARVLERDVTLRARVDNAFDRSYWASAGGYPGYGYLVLGAPRTFTLSASVDF, encoded by the coding sequence ATGAAGATCCACGCCTTGCCGCTCATTCCGTTCACTTCGCTCACCCCGATCGCCATCGGCGCCCTGCTGCTGGCCGCCGGCGCCGCCTCCGCCCAGACTGTGGAGGGCCAACAATCCGGGGCCGACATGTCGACCGTGGTGGTGAGCGCCTCGGCCGACGCCTCGGCCCAGGGCTTGCCCGCCGCCTATGCCGGCGGCCAGGTGGCGCGCGGCGGCCGTCTCGGCCTGCTCGGCAACGTCGACATCATGGACGCCCCCTTCAACGCCACCAACTACACCCAGGCGCTGATCCAGGACCAGCAGGCGCGCAGCGTGGCCGACGTGGTGCTGAACGACCCCTCGGTGCGGGTGGCGCGCGGCTTCGGCAATTTCCAGGAACTGTACGTGATCCGCGGCTTCCCGGTGAACTCGGACGACCTCGCGTACAACGGTTTATACGGTTTGCTGCCGCGCCAGTTCGTGGCGGCGGAACTGCTGGAGCGCGTGGAAGTGCTGCGCGGCGCCAACAGCTTCATCAACGGCTCGACGCCAGGGAGCGGCGGCATCGGCGGCATGATCAACCTGCTGCCCAAGCGCGCCCCGAACAGCGACCTGAGCCGGGCGACCCTGGGCATCGAATCGGGCGGCCAGGGCTACGGCGCCTTCGACGTGGCGCGCCGCTTCGGCGACGAGCGCCGCGGCGGCATCCGCGTCAACGCGGTGCGGCGCGACGGCGACACCGCGGTCGACCGCGAACAACGCCAGCTGAACCTGCTGTCGGTCGGCCTCGACTACCGCGGCGATGCCTACCGCCTGTCGGCCGACCTCGGCTTCCAGGAACACAAGCTGGACGCCGCGCGCCCGAGCGTGACCACCGGCGCCGGCCTGGCCGTCCCGCGCGCGCCGGACGGCGACAGCAACTTCGCCCAGCCCTGGACCAGGTCCAGCGAGCGCGACACCTTCGGCACGCTGCGCGGCGAAGTCGACCTGGCGCCGAACCTGGTGGCCTGGGCCGCCGCCGGCGCGCGCAACGGCGACGAGACCAACGTGCTGGCCTCGCCGACCACCACCAGCAACGCCGGCGCCACCGTCATGACGCGCTTCGACAATGCGCGCCGCGACCAGGTGCGCACCGGCGAGATCGGCGCGCGCGGCGACTTCGCCACCGGCCCGGTCAAGCACACCGTCAGCGTCACCGCCTCGGCCTTCGAGGTCAAGGAACGCAACGCCTACGCCCTGGGCAACTTCAGCGGCTGGGCCTCGAACCTGTACGCGCCGGTCGACGTCGCTGCGCCGCCGAACGACTTCTTCACCGGCGGCCGCCTGGACGCGCCGCTGCTGACGCGCAAGTCGATCCTGGGCAGCTACGCAGTGGCCGACACGCTCGCCCTGTTCGACGACGCCGTGCGCGTGACCGTGGGCGCGCGCCGCCAGACCATCAAGGACTTCGGCTACGACTACAACAGCGGCGTCCAGAACGCGGCCTATGACAAGAGCGCCACCACGCCGGTGGCCGGCATCGTCTACAAGCCCCTGAAGAACGTCTCGGTCTACGCCAACTACATCGAAGCGCTGCAGAAGGGACCGGTGGCCGCGGGCGTGAACATCGTCAACCAGGGCGAAGTGTTCGCGCCGTATACCTCGCGCCAGAAGGAAGTCGGCGTCAAATACGATGGCGGCAAGCTGGGCGCCAGCCTGGCGCTGTTCACCACCTCGCAGCCGCTGGGCTTCGTGGTCGACCGCCGCTTCGGCCTGAACGGCGAGCAGCGCAACCGCGGCGCCGAGCTGTCGGTGTTCGGCATGCCGGCCCAGGGGCTGCGCGTGCTGGGCGGCCTGACCCTGCTGGACGCCGAACAGCGCCGCACCGCCGGCGGCGTGAACGCCGGCAAGGACGCGATCGGCGTGCCCGGCACCCAGCTGAACCTGGGCGCCGACTGGGACGTGCCGCAGGTGGCCGGCCTGGCGCTGACGGCGCGCGCCCTGACCACCTCCAAGCAATACGCCGACGGCGCCAACACCCAGCAGCTGCCGTCCTGGACGCGCCTGGACCTGGGCGCCAACTACCTGGCCCGCGTGCTGGAACGCGACGTGACCCTGCGCGCGCGCGTCGACAATGCCTTCGACCGCAGCTACTGGGCGTCGGCGGGCGGCTATCCGGGCTACGGCTACCTGGTGCTGGGTGCGCCGCGCACGTTCACGCTGTCGGCGAGCGTGGATTTCTGA